The following are from one region of the Pygocentrus nattereri isolate fPygNat1 chromosome 20, fPygNat1.pri, whole genome shotgun sequence genome:
- the carnmt1 gene encoding carnosine N-methyltransferase, translating into MAGSMGDSAPDTGQREPYLYRERTKYSPEEEERLERQHFWKIIDAFRYYRTHVQERVNRTERQFRSLPQKHQRLLSGFLPNLAKIRRCVDQNYEVLQAIVHNCIHMFENIEYGDDDNTRKVGPSSTFDMDKLKSTIKQFVRDWSETGKAERDSCYTPLVEEIQRQFPPDQCDASKVSVLVPGAGLGRLTWEIARLGYACQGNEWSFFMLFSSNFVLNRCEKVNDLMLYPWVHQFSNNKLSADQTRPVYFPDVNPQSLPPNSNFSMTAGDFLEVYTDPNTWDCVATCFFIDTAHNVVDYIETIWNILKPGGVWINLGPLLYHFENMANELSIELSYEDIKDVILKYGFQLEAERESVLTTYTENDRSMLKYLYDCVFFVVRKPADHLSNGALSPKDNQLDNSVEKGETAT; encoded by the exons ATGGCTGGCAGCATGGGCGACTCGGCTCCAGACACCGGCCAGCGAGAACCGTACCTTTACCGAGAGAGGACTAAATACTCCccggaggaagaggagaggctGGAAAGGCAACACTTCTGGAAAATCATCGACGCTTTTAGATATTACAG AACCCATGTTCAGGAGCGTGTGAACCGGACCGAGCGGCAGTTCCGCAGTCTTCCTCAAAAGCACCAGCGGCTTCTGTCTGGGTTCCTGCCTAACCTGGCCAAGATCCGCCGCTGTGTGGACCAGAACTACGAAGTGCTGCAGGCCATCGTGCACAACTGCATCCACATGTTCGAGAACATTGAATACGGCGATGAT GATAATACAAGGAAAGTTGGGCCATCTTCAACTTTCGACATGGACAAGCTGAAGTCCACCATTAAGCAGTTTGTGCGTGACTGGAGTGAAACAGGCAAAGCTGAGCGGGACTCCTGCTACACTCCTCTCGTAGAGGAGATACAGAGACAGTTCCCTCCTGACCAGTG CGATGCCTCTAAGGTCAGCGTCCTGGTTCCTGGAGCTGGTCTCGGCAGATTGACATGGGAAATCGCCCGCCTGGGTTACGCCTGTCAGGGAAATGAGTGGAGCTTCTTTATGCTCTTCTCTTCAAACTTTGTCCTTAACAG GTGTGAGAAGGTGAATGATTTGATGTTGTATCCTTGGGTTCACCAGTTCAGCAATAACAAACTTTCCGCCGATCAGACGAGGCCGGTGTACTTCCCAGACGTCAACCCCCAGAGTCTTCCGCCAAACTCCAACTTCTCCATGACGGCTGGGGACTTCTTAGAAGTGTACACTGATCCAA ATACCTGGGACTGTGTTGCCACCTGCTTCTTCATCGACACTGCTCATAATGTCGTTGATTATATAGAGACCATCTGGAATATTTTAAAACCTGGTGGTGTTTGGATCAATTTGG GTCCACTCTTGtaccattttgaaaatatggCCAATGAACTGTCTATCGAGCTGAGCTATGAAGACATAAAAGacgttattttaaaatatggatTTCAGCTGGAG gcagagagagagtcagtccTCACTACATACACAGAGAACGATCGCTCCATGCTCAAGTACTTGTATGACTGTGTCTTTTTCGTGGTTCGGAAACCGGCGGACCACCTGTCCAACGGAGCCCTGTCCCCCAAAGATAACCAGCTGGACAACTCGGTAGAGAAAGGAGAAACAGCAACGTGA
- the wu:fa19b12 gene encoding uncharacterized protein wu:fa19b12: MCAGVCPFSLGLTESTGGTEVPLLARMTKRSAESASPFCSVPEKKRCRSVCSSADSPLSSPPPLRLYPALSDSSPRRRKRPSRLDPLENLPEPKKAHAARQPSLQTAAEDCSGRFGDASGAAGPAKPQAKRQREEKDPSDTDTPEEPTEVMHRDDDVSDDLLCAFNSFQFWRAPLPELDLSLLDPQVKGDAATKGSTEAMET, from the exons ATGTGCGCCGGTGTCTGTCCGTTTTCACTGGGGTTAACGGAGAGCACAGGCGGGACTGAAGTGCCTCTTCTCGCCCGTATGACGAAGCGGAGTGCCGAGAGCGCCTCGCCTTTCTGCTCTGTGCCCGAGAAGAAGCGCTGCCGCTCTGTCTGCAGCAGCGCGGACTCGCCGCTCTCCTCCCCGCCTCCGCTGCGCCTGTACCCGGCTTTGTCGGACTCCTCGCCGCGCCGCAGAAAGAGACCGAGCCGCCTTGACCCGCTCGAGAATCTCCCCGAGCCGAAAAAGGCGCATGCTGCCCGACAACCTTCACTGCAAACCGCCGCCGAGGACTGTTCTGGAAGATTCGGCGATGCGAGCGGAGCGGCGGGTCCGGCCAAACCGCAGGCTAAAcggcagagagaggagaaggacCCGTCTGACACGGACACGCCGGAGGAGCCCACTGAG GTGATGCACCGTGATGATGATGTCAGCGACGACCTTCTTTGCGCCTTCAACTCGTTCCAGTTCTGGAGGGCTCCTCTCCCAGAGTTAGACCTTTCCCTCTTGGACCCGCAGGTCAAGGGAGACGCTGCTACCAAAGGCTCCACAGAAGCCATGGAGACGTGA